In Halorubrum sp. PV6, a single window of DNA contains:
- a CDS encoding MBL fold metallo-hydrolase produces the protein MHAGEFEPVRGVDDLYVHDTGMYDTDEYGAVYVYDTERPAVIDTGTGANRESLFETVEAIGIDREAVAWMLPTHAHLDHAGGAGHLAERYENAAVRLPEKGVRHLVDPDTLVAGTKSAVGDQWQYYDEPVAVPEDRISGLTEGDRIDLGDRELVVHEAPGHAPHHAFYHEPDAGVVFTADAAGIYVPEVDSVRPTAPPPQFDLDQCLRDLSAIEALDPAYLCFGHFGPREYDPSLIGEAKRAYVEWVEAVREKREALDDDDAVVEHFEEASRHVEFWNPERARADASLNARGVLAYLDRVEKEERAE, from the coding sequence ATGCACGCTGGCGAGTTCGAGCCGGTCCGGGGTGTCGACGACCTGTACGTCCACGACACCGGGATGTACGACACCGACGAGTACGGCGCTGTGTACGTGTACGACACCGAGCGCCCGGCCGTGATCGACACTGGCACGGGCGCGAACCGCGAGTCGCTATTCGAGACGGTCGAGGCGATAGGCATCGACCGCGAGGCGGTCGCGTGGATGCTCCCCACGCACGCCCACCTCGACCACGCGGGCGGCGCGGGTCACCTCGCCGAGCGTTACGAGAACGCCGCGGTTCGCCTGCCTGAAAAGGGGGTCCGACATCTCGTCGATCCGGACACGCTCGTCGCCGGCACGAAATCCGCTGTCGGAGACCAGTGGCAGTACTACGACGAACCCGTCGCAGTCCCCGAAGACCGCATTTCTGGACTCACAGAGGGAGACCGGATCGATCTGGGTGACCGCGAACTCGTGGTTCACGAGGCGCCCGGTCACGCCCCGCACCACGCCTTTTATCACGAGCCGGACGCCGGCGTCGTGTTCACCGCCGACGCCGCCGGGATCTACGTCCCGGAAGTCGATTCGGTCCGACCGACCGCGCCGCCGCCGCAGTTCGATCTCGACCAGTGTCTCAGGGACCTGTCCGCGATCGAGGCGCTCGATCCGGCGTACCTCTGTTTCGGTCACTTCGGGCCGCGCGAGTACGACCCGTCGCTGATCGGCGAGGCGAAGCGGGCGTACGTCGAGTGGGTCGAAGCCGTCCGAGAGAAGCGCGAGGCGCTGGACGACGACGACGCGGTCGTGGAACACTTCGAGGAGGCGAGCCGACACGTGGAGTTCTGGAACCCGGAGCGCGCCAGAGCCGACGCCAGCCTGAACGCGCGGGGAGTGTTGGCGTACCTCGACCGCGTCGAGAAGGAGGAGCGGGCGGAGTAG
- a CDS encoding NAD(P)H-binding protein, producing the protein MRALVTGATGFVGSRLIPTLLEQGHEVVALVRDADSYAPPAGVRVVEGDLLEPDTLPPAFEIDGDPVDVAYYLVHSMDGGPGYEERDRNCAQNFVDTASAAGVDRIIYLGGLGEDREALSEHLKSRREVERILATGDPALTTLRAAIIVGAGSASFEVIYGLASRLPVMTTPKWVDTLCQPIAIDDVVEYLVGTLDAPATAGDTFEIGGPNVLTYAEILRRTRHQLGHTLRIVRVPVLSPELSAKWLRLVTDVNPYLARSLVEGLRNTVIVEDDRIHDHVSVDQTPFEVAVARAIDELKHPERRTDAAQTPRTGDGSPAGSGDETPAGKQS; encoded by the coding sequence ATGCGCGCGCTCGTCACCGGAGCCACGGGATTCGTCGGGAGCCGACTCATCCCCACGCTCCTCGAACAGGGACACGAGGTGGTCGCGCTCGTCCGCGACGCCGACAGCTACGCGCCGCCGGCGGGCGTCCGCGTCGTCGAGGGGGATCTGCTCGAACCCGACACGCTGCCGCCGGCCTTCGAGATCGACGGCGACCCCGTCGACGTCGCCTACTACCTCGTTCACTCGATGGACGGCGGTCCGGGGTACGAGGAGCGAGACCGCAACTGCGCCCAGAACTTCGTCGACACCGCGTCGGCGGCGGGGGTCGACCGGATCATCTACCTCGGCGGCCTCGGCGAGGACCGCGAGGCGCTCTCCGAACACCTCAAGTCCCGCCGGGAGGTCGAACGCATCCTCGCGACCGGCGACCCGGCGCTCACGACGCTGCGGGCGGCGATCATCGTCGGCGCCGGGAGCGCGAGCTTCGAGGTGATCTACGGGCTCGCGAGCCGACTCCCGGTGATGACCACGCCGAAGTGGGTCGACACCCTCTGTCAGCCGATCGCGATCGACGACGTGGTCGAGTACCTCGTCGGGACGCTCGACGCCCCGGCGACCGCCGGCGACACCTTCGAGATCGGCGGCCCGAACGTGTTGACGTACGCGGAGATCCTCCGGCGGACCCGGCACCAACTCGGGCACACGCTGCGTATCGTTCGCGTCCCCGTGTTGAGCCCGGAACTGTCGGCGAAGTGGCTCCGGCTCGTCACCGACGTGAACCCGTACCTCGCCCGGTCGCTCGTGGAGGGGCTCCGGAACACCGTGATCGTCGAAGACGACCGGATTCACGACCACGTTTCGGTCGACCAGACGCCGTTCGAGGTCGCCGTCGCGCGGGCGATAGACGAGTTGAAACACCCGGAACGACGGACTGACGCCGCCCAGACGCCGCGAACGGGGGACGGCTCGCCCGCCGGGTCCGGCGACGAAACGCCCGCGGGGAAGCAGTCGTGA
- a CDS encoding DUF5784 family protein, whose protein sequence is MAQPLRFRRAPGRWSADRVRSQLKRPLDDNLGATASDPWFSPPPGYEARRFDMDDGSFALFCWTDSDDDPPPAATPGPVGYWIGNTETPSELWRTDKYGFDEVPYPVSRWGQRELLAGLHDDEPWLAAYPHVSWFFLPVFCSKDGAETTRAFFRDHAAGFPEATRAEGTGFVEETLRSGTLDDERETMAGKLGTSASMDLVRMNAAIAEFTAARILTDAGYAITPEIEVTTGHSLDFRATDPNTGSAWLVEVTRPQPVSGRAASDPVAAVRDTAETKTSGQLEAHGGGVTLFVDCTSFPADDWAVVRDAQPQVRHKPAVVLRARPDGHVEGYQKGAVPLDLSDAIEWV, encoded by the coding sequence GTGGCACAACCGCTTCGATTCAGACGCGCTCCCGGCCGGTGGAGCGCCGACCGCGTCCGCTCACAGCTCAAGCGTCCCCTCGACGACAACCTCGGGGCGACCGCGAGCGACCCGTGGTTCTCGCCGCCGCCCGGCTACGAGGCCCGGCGATTCGACATGGACGACGGCTCGTTCGCGCTGTTCTGTTGGACCGACAGCGACGACGACCCCCCGCCGGCGGCCACGCCGGGGCCGGTCGGCTACTGGATCGGAAACACGGAGACGCCGAGCGAACTCTGGCGGACGGACAAGTACGGCTTCGACGAAGTGCCGTATCCGGTTTCCCGGTGGGGGCAACGGGAGCTCCTCGCCGGCCTCCACGACGACGAGCCGTGGCTCGCCGCCTACCCGCACGTCTCGTGGTTCTTCCTCCCCGTGTTCTGTTCGAAGGACGGGGCCGAGACGACGCGGGCGTTCTTCCGGGACCACGCCGCCGGCTTCCCCGAGGCTACCCGCGCGGAGGGGACCGGGTTCGTCGAGGAGACGCTCAGGTCCGGCACCCTCGACGACGAGCGCGAGACGATGGCCGGGAAGCTCGGGACCTCGGCGTCGATGGACCTGGTCCGGATGAACGCCGCCATCGCGGAGTTCACCGCGGCCCGCATCCTCACCGACGCCGGCTACGCGATCACGCCCGAGATCGAGGTGACGACCGGCCACTCGCTCGACTTCCGAGCCACGGACCCGAACACCGGATCCGCGTGGCTCGTCGAGGTGACGCGCCCGCAGCCGGTCTCCGGGCGCGCCGCGAGCGACCCCGTCGCGGCGGTCCGCGACACCGCCGAGACGAAGACGAGCGGCCAGTTAGAGGCACACGGCGGGGGAGTCACCCTCTTCGTCGACTGCACGTCGTTCCCCGCCGACGACTGGGCGGTCGTGCGCGACGCGCAACCGCAGGTCCGACACAAGCCCGCTGTCGTCCTTCGCGCGCGCCCGGACGGTCACGTCGAAGGCTACCAGAAGGGAGCAGTGCCGCTCGACCTGTCGGACGCGATCGAGTGGGTCTGA
- a CDS encoding DUF2795 domain-containing protein, whose amino-acid sequence MRLNGVDDRIERHQYPTTSEELIAAHGNATVELADGSERLGDVLERFGDQTFDNADDVFTTLRAGVCHRGVGRRFYSDRDPTTGTDDGPTPVSF is encoded by the coding sequence ATGCGCTTGAATGGCGTCGACGACCGGATCGAACGGCACCAATATCCGACGACCTCGGAAGAACTGATCGCGGCCCACGGAAACGCGACCGTAGAGCTCGCAGACGGCTCCGAGCGTCTCGGAGACGTGCTGGAGCGATTCGGCGACCAGACGTTCGACAACGCGGACGACGTGTTCACCACGCTCCGCGCTGGCGTCTGCCACCGTGGCGTCGGTCGGCGGTTCTACTCGGACCGCGACCCGACGACCGGCACGGACGACGGCCCGACGCCGGTGTCGTTCTGA
- a CDS encoding DUF6757 family protein yields MRCHYCDLEATYEAEQSGVVVGLCEEHFKARVEELAESDTLASLRDKIDIESSE; encoded by the coding sequence ATGCGGTGTCACTACTGCGACCTGGAGGCCACGTACGAGGCCGAGCAGAGCGGCGTAGTCGTCGGCCTCTGTGAGGAACACTTCAAGGCGCGCGTAGAGGAACTCGCGGAGTCCGACACGCTCGCGTCGCTCCGCGATAAGATCGACATCGAGTCGTCGGAGTAG
- a CDS encoding PHP domain-containing protein, translating into MDTDRIVADLHAHTTVSDGTMTADELVDVARDAGLDWVAITDHDRVHPALDAPVVERDGVSVVRGIELRVDAGFERLDLLGYGVEHTDALDAEIERLQTDRQRRGAAILDRVEDRLGVELGVEPRPGLGRPHIARAIAESSAPYDYAGAFDELIGNDGPCYVAREVTALERGVELLRDSCALVGLAHPFRYEAVDDALDVARTLDAIERFYPYGRAVDDARVERVAAESDLLLTGGTDAHERTLAEAGLTAEAFAPVRERLPKPASSDAEAR; encoded by the coding sequence ATGGACACGGACCGGATCGTCGCCGACCTCCACGCGCACACGACGGTGTCCGACGGGACGATGACGGCCGACGAACTCGTCGACGTCGCCCGCGACGCCGGCCTCGACTGGGTCGCGATCACGGACCACGACCGCGTTCACCCGGCGCTCGACGCCCCGGTCGTCGAGCGCGACGGGGTCAGCGTCGTGCGCGGTATCGAACTCCGCGTCGACGCCGGCTTCGAACGCCTCGACCTCCTCGGGTACGGGGTCGAACACACCGACGCGCTCGACGCTGAGATCGAGCGCCTCCAAACTGACCGCCAGCGCCGCGGTGCGGCCATCCTCGACCGCGTGGAGGACCGACTCGGCGTGGAGCTCGGAGTCGAACCGCGCCCCGGCCTCGGGCGACCGCACATCGCTCGCGCCATCGCCGAGTCGTCGGCCCCCTACGACTACGCCGGCGCCTTCGACGAGCTGATCGGCAACGACGGCCCCTGCTACGTCGCGCGCGAGGTGACGGCTCTCGAACGGGGGGTCGAACTCCTCCGCGACTCCTGCGCGCTGGTCGGTCTCGCGCACCCGTTCCGCTACGAGGCGGTCGACGACGCGCTCGACGTGGCTCGCACACTCGACGCGATAGAGCGGTTCTACCCGTACGGGCGCGCGGTCGACGACGCGCGCGTCGAACGTGTTGCCGCCGAGAGCGACCTCCTCCTGACGGGCGGGACGGACGCGCACGAACGCACGCTCGCCGAGGCGGGGCTGACGGCCGAGGCGTTCGCCCCGGTCCGCGAGCGGCTCCCGAAACCCGCCTCTTCCGACGCCGAGGCCCGCTGA
- a CDS encoding DNA-directed DNA polymerase II small subunit, producing the protein MPLESNARIAKELARHGYNAEREAVTLLASASDSAAVVESVVDRAPADALRITADHVRAVTDDRAATDDRADPAANSTATSADSTHTSPPNRNGNESAFEGLKEASPVETGGSSSTTRAASNGETAGSASDTAPDRTDDAPHHDPDLRELTVGNDMTGRSTGTGAYSDFVRTFRDRYERLSKVLRGRVNHRPAEAIAEMPGGSDAAMIGLVNDVRSTKSGHWLIELEDTTGTFPALVMKDKGLADLVDEILMDECLAIEGTLADDSGILFADSLHFPDIPRTHRTGGADRHVQAALISDVHVGSDEFMADAWSSFTDWLHTPEAEPVEYLLLAGDMVEGVGVYPNQDEELEIVDIYEQYEAFAEYLKEVPADTEIVMIPGNHDAVRLAEPQPGFNDEIRDIMDVHDAQIVSNPATVTVEGVDVLMYHGVSLDEVIAELPEEKASYDEPHKAMYQLLKKRHVAPQFGGHTRVAPEERDYLVIEDVPDVFHTGHVHKLGWGKYHNVLAVNSGCWQAQTDFQKSVNIDPDSGYAPILDLDTLDMTVRKFS; encoded by the coding sequence GTGCCGCTGGAGTCGAACGCCCGAATCGCCAAGGAACTCGCCAGACACGGCTACAACGCAGAACGCGAAGCCGTCACCCTCCTCGCGAGTGCATCCGACTCCGCCGCCGTCGTCGAATCGGTCGTCGACCGTGCTCCGGCCGACGCGCTCCGGATCACCGCCGACCACGTTCGGGCCGTCACCGACGACCGCGCCGCCACCGACGACCGCGCCGATCCCGCCGCGAATTCGACCGCCACGTCTGCCGATTCGACCCACACGTCTCCTCCAAACCGAAATGGGAACGAATCGGCCTTTGAAGGTCTGAAAGAGGCGTCTCCAGTCGAAACAGGGGGGTCTTCTTCGACCACTCGTGCCGCTTCCAACGGCGAGACCGCCGGGAGCGCGTCCGACACCGCACCCGATCGCACCGACGACGCGCCGCACCACGACCCCGACTTACGAGAACTGACCGTCGGCAACGACATGACCGGTCGGAGCACGGGGACGGGAGCGTACAGCGACTTCGTCCGGACCTTCCGAGACCGGTACGAGCGGCTCTCGAAAGTCCTGCGCGGTCGCGTCAACCACCGCCCGGCCGAGGCTATCGCGGAGATGCCCGGCGGGAGCGACGCCGCGATGATCGGCCTCGTCAACGACGTTCGGTCCACGAAGTCCGGTCATTGGCTGATCGAACTCGAGGACACGACCGGAACCTTCCCCGCGCTGGTGATGAAAGACAAGGGGCTCGCCGACCTCGTCGACGAGATTCTGATGGACGAGTGTCTCGCTATCGAGGGGACCCTCGCCGACGACTCCGGCATCCTGTTCGCCGACTCGCTCCACTTCCCCGACATCCCGCGGACCCACCGGACCGGCGGCGCCGACCGCCACGTCCAGGCCGCGTTGATCTCCGACGTCCACGTCGGCAGCGACGAGTTCATGGCCGACGCGTGGAGCAGTTTCACCGACTGGCTCCACACGCCCGAGGCCGAGCCGGTCGAATACCTACTCCTCGCCGGGGACATGGTCGAAGGCGTCGGCGTCTACCCCAACCAAGACGAGGAGCTGGAGATAGTCGACATCTACGAGCAGTACGAGGCGTTCGCGGAGTACCTCAAGGAGGTCCCAGCCGACACCGAGATCGTGATGATCCCCGGCAACCACGACGCGGTTCGGCTCGCGGAGCCACAGCCCGGATTCAACGACGAGATCCGCGATATCATGGACGTCCACGACGCGCAGATCGTCTCGAACCCCGCCACGGTCACCGTCGAGGGTGTCGACGTGCTGATGTACCACGGCGTCTCGCTCGACGAGGTCATCGCGGAACTCCCCGAGGAGAAGGCCAGCTACGACGAACCACACAAGGCGATGTACCAGCTCTTAAAAAAGCGCCACGTCGCGCCCCAGTTCGGCGGCCACACGCGCGTCGCGCCGGAAGAACGGGACTACCTCGTCATCGAGGACGTGCCCGACGTGTTTCACACCGGCCACGTCCACAAACTCGGGTGGGGGAAGTACCACAACGTCCTCGCCGTCAACTCCGGCTGCTGGCAGGCCCAGACGGACTTCCAGAAGTCGGTCAACATCGACCCCGACTCGGGGTACGCGCCGATCCTCGACCTGGACACGCTCGATATGACCGTCAGAAAGTTCTCGTAG
- a CDS encoding DUF5786 family protein, translated as MGAYDEAEHERREKKTSEVDADFDAERPEYSGSLTYDSGDSTEALLDKFQELQGE; from the coding sequence ATGGGTGCCTATGACGAGGCCGAACACGAGCGTCGTGAGAAGAAGACCAGCGAAGTCGACGCCGATTTCGACGCCGAGCGGCCGGAGTACTCCGGATCGCTCACGTACGATTCCGGCGACTCCACGGAGGCACTCCTCGACAAGTTCCAAGAACTGCAAGGCGAGTGA
- a CDS encoding Cdc6/Cdc18 family protein: MKEDDHTPQADGGTNSNEPEPDPDEDESGHSSDSTGSPSSEASHSDSSAPAASASDSSVTDPSLTADASASPSEGVSEGDAHDGNLEEPTRNDADDHSPGDHNADDHSPDDHDAGDHDAGDHGADAPSTTEADGETAPADSGTPPGSTESGVPDAESKTAGFGNGGRDRSSPDVDLNGVVLDDDDDDNQGLFDDLLSGEPIFENKEVLRPSYTPHELPHRNDQINRMATILVSALRGETPSNILIYGKTGTGKTASAKFVSQELESTSQKYDVPCEVEYINCEVTDTQYRVLAQLANTFIEKNQEVIDDRLDRLESLRADVTEAGETAVEADGTGTATEALNGTEFDSVDDLDDRIETLESDAEEMEEVPMTGWPTDRVYSTFFEAVDYHERVVVIMLDEIDKLVEKSGDDTLYNLSRMNSELDRSRISIMGISNDLKFTDFLDPRVKSSLGEEEIVFPPYDANQLRDILQHRADIAFKQEALTDDVIPLCAAFAAQEHGDARRALDLLRTAGELAERSQAEIVAEKHVRQAQDKIELDRVVEVVRTLPTQSKIVLFAVILLEKNGVHNINTGEVFNIYKRLCEEIDADVLTQRRVTDLISELDMLGIVNAVVVSKGRYGRTKEMGLSVPVEETEAVLLSDSRLGDIENAQPFVQARFDN, translated from the coding sequence ATGAAAGAAGACGACCATACGCCGCAGGCCGACGGTGGCACCAACTCGAACGAACCTGAACCCGACCCAGACGAGGACGAATCGGGCCATAGCAGCGACTCCACCGGTTCTCCTTCGAGTGAAGCGTCACACAGCGATTCGTCGGCTCCCGCCGCTTCAGCCAGCGATTCTTCGGTTACCGATCCCTCACTCACTGCTGACGCATCGGCTTCGCCCTCCGAAGGAGTGAGCGAAGGCGACGCACACGATGGCAATCTCGAGGAACCGACGCGAAACGACGCTGACGATCACAGCCCTGGCGATCACAACGCTGACGATCACAGCCCTGACGACCACGATGCCGGCGACCACGATGCCGGCGACCACGGCGCCGACGCCCCCAGTACCACCGAGGCCGACGGCGAAACCGCTCCCGCCGATTCGGGCACGCCGCCCGGATCGACCGAGAGCGGGGTGCCCGACGCCGAGTCGAAGACCGCGGGATTCGGCAACGGCGGGCGCGATCGTTCGTCGCCCGACGTCGACCTCAACGGCGTCGTCCTCGACGACGATGACGACGACAACCAGGGGCTGTTCGACGACTTACTCTCCGGAGAACCGATATTCGAGAACAAAGAGGTCCTCAGACCCTCGTACACCCCGCACGAACTCCCGCACCGGAACGATCAAATAAATCGGATGGCGACGATCCTCGTCTCTGCGCTCCGCGGAGAGACTCCCTCAAACATCCTCATTTACGGGAAGACGGGGACCGGCAAGACCGCCTCCGCGAAGTTCGTCTCACAGGAACTCGAATCCACTTCCCAGAAGTACGACGTCCCCTGTGAGGTCGAGTACATCAACTGCGAGGTGACGGACACGCAGTACCGGGTCCTCGCGCAGCTCGCGAACACGTTCATCGAAAAGAACCAGGAGGTGATCGACGACCGGCTCGACCGCCTCGAATCGCTCCGCGCCGACGTGACAGAGGCCGGCGAGACAGCGGTCGAAGCGGACGGTACCGGAACCGCCACCGAGGCCCTCAACGGCACCGAGTTCGACTCCGTCGACGACCTCGACGACCGCATCGAGACGCTCGAAAGCGACGCCGAGGAGATGGAAGAAGTCCCCATGACGGGGTGGCCCACCGACCGCGTTTACTCGACGTTCTTCGAGGCGGTCGACTACCACGAGCGCGTCGTCGTGATCATGCTCGACGAGATCGACAAACTCGTCGAGAAAAGCGGGGACGACACGCTGTATAACCTCTCGCGGATGAACTCCGAACTCGACAGGTCCCGGATCTCGATTATGGGCATCTCGAACGACCTGAAGTTCACCGACTTCCTCGACCCCCGCGTCAAGTCGAGCCTCGGCGAGGAGGAGATCGTCTTCCCGCCGTACGACGCGAACCAACTCCGCGACATCCTCCAACACCGCGCCGATATCGCTTTTAAACAGGAAGCGCTCACCGACGACGTGATCCCTCTCTGTGCGGCGTTCGCGGCCCAGGAACACGGGGACGCGCGACGCGCGCTCGACTTGCTTCGAACCGCGGGCGAACTCGCCGAGCGCTCGCAGGCCGAGATCGTCGCGGAAAAACACGTCAGACAGGCCCAAGACAAGATCGAACTCGACCGCGTCGTCGAGGTCGTCCGCACCCTCCCGACTCAGAGCAAGATCGTCCTCTTTGCCGTCATCCTCTTAGAGAAGAACGGCGTCCACAACATCAACACCGGCGAGGTGTTCAACATCTACAAGCGACTCTGCGAGGAGATCGACGCCGACGTGTTGACCCAACGCCGCGTCACCGACCTCATCAGCGAACTCGATATGCTCGGCATCGTCAACGCCGTGGTCGTGTCGAAGGGGCGCTACGGCCGAACGAAGGAGATGGGGCTGTCGGTTCCCGTCGAAGAGACTGAGGCTGTTCTCCTCTCGGACTCCCGACTCGGGGATATCGAAAACGCCCAGCCGTTCGTGCAGGCCCGCTTCGACAACTGA
- a CDS encoding YigZ family protein produces the protein MSETYLTVAEAATATFEVRGSEFLGHVAPADSVTAAEAFIERVRSEYDDATHNVPAYRVPAGEASERTPDGEGMLREYSSDDGEPTGSAGKPALNVLQQREIRNVVAVVTRYYGGTNLGVGGLARAYSRGVKDGVDEAGVVEERPHRRLVVETAYDDSGTVRGVIESAGVEFDADYDERVRFALRVPVEEVDALTERLNSATSGRVDIER, from the coding sequence ATGAGCGAGACGTACCTGACGGTCGCCGAGGCGGCGACGGCGACGTTCGAGGTGCGGGGATCGGAGTTCCTCGGCCACGTTGCGCCGGCCGACTCGGTGACGGCGGCCGAGGCGTTCATCGAGCGCGTCCGGAGCGAGTACGACGACGCGACCCACAACGTGCCGGCGTACCGCGTTCCGGCCGGCGAGGCGTCGGAACGGACGCCCGACGGCGAGGGGATGCTCCGGGAGTACTCCTCGGACGACGGCGAGCCCACCGGATCGGCCGGGAAGCCGGCGCTCAACGTCCTCCAGCAGCGCGAGATCCGGAACGTCGTCGCCGTGGTGACCCGTTACTACGGGGGGACGAACCTCGGGGTCGGCGGGCTCGCGCGCGCCTACTCGCGCGGGGTGAAAGACGGGGTCGACGAGGCGGGCGTCGTCGAGGAGCGGCCCCATCGCCGGCTGGTCGTAGAGACCGCCTACGACGACTCGGGGACCGTTCGCGGCGTCATCGAGTCGGCCGGCGTCGAGTTCGACGCCGACTACGACGAGCGGGTCCGGTTCGCGCTCCGGGTTCCGGTGGAGGAGGTGGACGCGCTGACAGAGCGGCTCAACAGCGCGACGAGCGGGCGCGTCGACATCGAGCGGTGA
- a CDS encoding S26 family signal peptidase, with translation MDNGDRSGRDDEPDRETGSAGNGEESGGPTRDAAPGDDVTEEDITEDEPTPAGPAYGSSGDEVAESEEGADSEEVTDSEEVVTDSEEVVTDSEEVVTDSEEVVTDSEEVAESEGGADSKEVADSPANHGSPTGDGSATDNGLLYRFRNDMDGPLMWIREMLSSVAIVLLIGLLLFGVSGVWPPMVAVESGSMEPNMEVGDLVFVTEPGRLAPDAAQNEVGVVTHAIGERVDYRTFGSYGSVVIYRPPGRTASPIIHRAMFRVEAGENWYDRADDQYHSAADCGELTHCPAPHDGFITLGDNNGQYDQANGLAAPVKADWVTGVARVRVPYLGYVRLIATGQAELRDVVATTGPIATTRASVRHVDAKDGFDDGSGARDTEAVVSGGDVAAVVAG, from the coding sequence ATGGACAACGGGGATCGGTCGGGGCGGGACGACGAGCCCGACCGAGAGACAGGGTCGGCGGGAAACGGTGAGGAGAGCGGCGGACCCACGCGAGACGCTGCTCCGGGCGACGACGTCACCGAAGAAGACATTACAGAGGACGAGCCGACCCCCGCCGGCCCCGCTTACGGCAGTAGCGGTGACGAGGTAGCGGAGAGTGAAGAGGGAGCAGACAGCGAGGAGGTAACGGACAGCGAAGAGGTAGTGACGGACAGCGAAGAGGTAGTGACGGACAGCGAAGAGGTAGTGACGGACAGCGAAGAGGTAGTGACGGACAGCGAAGAGGTAGCGGAGAGTGAAGGGGGAGCAGACAGCAAGGAGGTAGCGGACAGCCCGGCGAACCACGGGAGCCCCACCGGCGACGGGTCCGCGACCGATAACGGACTGCTGTACCGGTTTCGGAACGACATGGACGGCCCGCTGATGTGGATTCGCGAGATGCTCTCCAGCGTCGCCATCGTCCTGTTGATCGGCTTGCTGCTCTTCGGGGTGAGCGGTGTGTGGCCGCCGATGGTCGCGGTCGAGTCCGGAAGCATGGAGCCGAACATGGAGGTGGGCGATCTCGTCTTCGTGACGGAACCGGGCCGACTCGCGCCCGACGCCGCCCAGAACGAGGTCGGCGTGGTGACCCACGCGATCGGTGAGAGGGTTGATTACCGCACGTTCGGGTCGTACGGCTCGGTGGTTATCTACCGCCCGCCTGGGCGAACCGCCTCGCCGATCATCCACCGGGCGATGTTTCGAGTGGAGGCGGGCGAAAACTGGTATGACCGCGCAGACGACCAGTATCACAGCGCCGCCGACTGCGGAGAGCTGACTCACTGTCCCGCACCCCACGACGGGTTCATCACACTCGGCGACAACAACGGCCAGTACGATCAGGCGAACGGGCTTGCCGCACCCGTCAAGGCCGACTGGGTGACGGGCGTCGCACGGGTTCGAGTGCCGTACTTGGGGTACGTGCGGCTGATCGCGACCGGGCAAGCGGAGTTACGAGATGTGGTCGCGACGACCGGCCCGATAGCGACGACGCGCGCGAGCGTTCGCCACGTTGACGCGAAAGACGGGTTCGACGACGGCTCGGGTGCTCGTGACACAGAGGCCGTCGTTTCCGGTGGAGATGTGGCTGCGGTCGTCGCCGGGTGA